One genomic segment of Brevibacillus laterosporus LMG 15441 includes these proteins:
- a CDS encoding cation:dicarboxylate symporter family transporter — MKKYGLAVQILIGLVLGITVGAIFYNNPVIEGYLKPIGDIFLHLIKMIVVPIVIASLIVGVAGVGDIKKLGKIGGKTILYFEIITTIAIVVGLLAANVFKPGVGVNMAELTKTDINKYVQTADQATHHSFVDTFVNIVPTNVFEAIGKGDMLAIIFFSVLFGLGVAAIGEKGKPVLQFFQGVADAMFWVTNQIMKFAPFGVFALIGITVSKFGLQSLVPLAKLMILVYGAMFFFIIVVLGIVARISGIRIFTIMKILKDEMLLAYTTASSETVLPKIMEKMEKFGCPKAITSFVVPTGYSFNLDGSTLYQAIAAIFIAQMYGIDLSLYQQITLMLVLMVTSKGIAGVPGVSFVVLLATLGTVGIPLEGLAFIAGIDRLLDMARTVVNVIGNALAVVVISKWEKEYDPEKGKQYVATL, encoded by the coding sequence ATGAAAAAATATGGTTTAGCAGTGCAAATCCTTATTGGTCTTGTATTAGGTATTACAGTTGGTGCAATTTTTTATAATAATCCTGTTATAGAAGGTTATCTAAAGCCCATTGGGGATATTTTTCTTCACTTGATTAAAATGATCGTAGTCCCAATTGTAATTGCTAGCTTAATTGTCGGCGTAGCAGGTGTAGGCGACATAAAGAAACTGGGGAAAATTGGTGGTAAGACAATCTTGTATTTCGAGATTATTACTACGATTGCTATTGTCGTAGGTTTACTTGCAGCTAACGTCTTCAAGCCTGGTGTTGGGGTTAACATGGCTGAGTTGACTAAGACTGATATCAACAAATATGTTCAAACGGCAGATCAAGCCACTCATCATAGCTTTGTAGATACTTTTGTCAATATTGTACCGACAAATGTGTTTGAGGCTATTGGTAAAGGGGACATGCTGGCGATTATTTTCTTCTCTGTATTGTTTGGACTAGGTGTGGCAGCAATTGGAGAAAAGGGCAAACCAGTATTACAATTCTTCCAAGGTGTGGCAGACGCCATGTTCTGGGTAACGAATCAGATTATGAAATTTGCTCCGTTTGGTGTGTTCGCTTTAATTGGAATTACAGTATCTAAGTTTGGCTTACAATCTCTTGTCCCATTGGCCAAGCTCATGATTTTGGTATATGGAGCGATGTTCTTCTTTATTATCGTGGTGCTAGGTATTGTAGCTAGAATTAGTGGAATTCGCATCTTTACGATAATGAAAATCCTAAAGGATGAAATGCTACTAGCTTATACAACAGCTAGCTCAGAGACTGTATTGCCTAAGATTATGGAGAAGATGGAGAAATTCGGCTGTCCAAAGGCAATTACTTCCTTTGTGGTTCCGACTGGATATTCCTTCAATCTAGATGGCTCCACACTCTATCAGGCAATTGCAGCTATTTTCATCGCCCAAATGTACGGTATCGATTTATCTCTTTATCAACAGATTACACTAATGCTGGTTCTAATGGTAACATCTAAAGGGATTGCAGGTGTGCCAGGGGTATCCTTTGTTGTATTGCTTGCTACGCTGGGAACGGTAGGAATTCCGTTGGAGGGCTTAGCGTTTATTGCAGGGATTGACCGTTTGCTAGATATGGCACGAACTGTTGTTAACGTAATTGGGAATGCCTTAGCTGTTGTAGTTATTTCGAAATGGGAAAAAGAATATGATCCCGAAAAAGGAAAGCAGTATGTTGCTACTCTCTAA
- a CDS encoding DUF2294 domain-containing protein: protein MTNYEAEFSNLVRTFRKRHMGKGPSQIKTTFCKNWAICEMQGNLSPVEKFIATADTGKQMLRSARTEMVKEMYQKTRPVEMEELLGAKFIDLFVDIDIESDFGMSIFVFDQDIERKFGSDR from the coding sequence ATGACGAACTATGAAGCTGAATTTAGCAATTTGGTCAGGACATTTCGCAAGCGTCATATGGGAAAGGGACCTAGTCAAATTAAAACTACATTTTGCAAAAACTGGGCGATCTGTGAAATGCAAGGGAATCTTTCTCCTGTAGAAAAATTCATTGCAACGGCAGATACAGGTAAGCAAATGCTTCGTTCAGCTAGGACTGAAATGGTCAAGGAGATGTACCAGAAAACGCGTCCTGTGGAGATGGAAGAGCTTCTTGGAGCTAAGTTTATAGACCTATTCGTAGATATTGATATTGAAAGTGACTTTGGGATGTCCATTTTTGTTTTTGACCAAGATATTGAGCGCAAATTTGGATCGGATCGCTAA
- the glp gene encoding gephyrin-like molybdotransferase Glp, which produces MNRTHRFKRKALPVEEAQKRILSRITIMNTEVISLVDSIGRRLAEPIYATNHIPAFPRAGMDGYAIRCAGIEKATPAEPLTYRIVGDIAAGSAPTMKLNKGEAVRIMTGASVPEGANAVVMFEQTQEYEQNEQAFVQVKHNVGQGQNIAQVGEEIQEGQIIIESGRIIQPGQMALLSTFGYHRVKVFTQPKVGIFATGTELLPIDEPLQPGKIRNSNSYMIQALVEASGAIPFLYGIIPDNKEQAKALLEEAFQEMDIVITTGGVSVGDYDIMAEIIREQGEEMLFNRVSMRPGSPTSAAVIHNKLLFGLSGNPGACFVGFELFVKPAIRAMLGAKEALPAVMEAFLATDYDKGSPHVRYERGKLWIEKGLVKVKSIGVTKSSHMLSIQDADCLLTIPSGKLGAAKGDLIQVIPLQYDVT; this is translated from the coding sequence ATGAATAGAACTCACCGATTTAAACGAAAAGCTCTTCCGGTTGAAGAAGCACAAAAGCGAATTCTTTCCCGCATAACAATCATGAATACGGAAGTGATTTCATTAGTTGACAGTATAGGAAGAAGATTAGCCGAGCCTATATATGCCACTAATCATATCCCTGCTTTCCCAAGAGCAGGTATGGATGGGTATGCTATCAGGTGTGCAGGAATTGAGAAGGCAACACCAGCAGAGCCGCTTACTTATCGAATTGTGGGAGATATTGCAGCAGGGAGTGCTCCCACAATGAAGCTGAACAAGGGAGAAGCTGTTCGAATCATGACCGGCGCTAGCGTTCCTGAAGGTGCTAATGCAGTGGTTATGTTTGAACAAACACAGGAATACGAACAAAATGAACAAGCTTTTGTACAGGTCAAACATAATGTGGGACAGGGTCAGAATATTGCACAGGTAGGAGAAGAAATCCAAGAGGGGCAGATTATCATAGAGTCTGGGAGAATCATTCAGCCGGGTCAAATGGCATTGCTCTCTACGTTTGGCTATCACCGTGTAAAGGTATTTACCCAGCCTAAAGTAGGGATTTTTGCTACAGGGACGGAATTGCTGCCAATTGATGAGCCTCTCCAGCCTGGCAAAATTCGCAATAGCAACAGCTATATGATCCAGGCATTGGTGGAAGCCTCTGGTGCAATCCCTTTTCTATACGGAATTATTCCAGACAACAAGGAACAAGCAAAGGCTTTATTGGAAGAAGCTTTTCAAGAGATGGATATTGTGATTACCACAGGTGGCGTATCAGTTGGTGATTATGATATTATGGCAGAAATCATTCGCGAGCAAGGGGAAGAGATGCTGTTTAACCGGGTATCCATGAGACCTGGCAGTCCTACCTCAGCAGCAGTCATTCATAACAAATTACTATTTGGCTTGTCCGGGAATCCGGGGGCATGTTTTGTTGGTTTTGAATTGTTTGTTAAGCCGGCTATTCGGGCCATGTTGGGTGCTAAAGAGGCCCTTCCTGCTGTAATGGAAGCCTTTTTAGCTACTGATTATGATAAAGGCTCTCCCCATGTGCGTTACGAACGGGGCAAATTATGGATTGAAAAGGGACTAGTCAAGGTAAAGTCGATTGGTGTGACTAAATCAAGCCATATGCTTTCCATACAGGATGCCGATTGTCTCCTTACGATCCCTTCAGGTAAATTAGGAGCAGCTAAAGGAGATTTAATTCAGGTAATCCCACTTCAGTACGATGTCACCTAA
- the fdhD gene encoding formate dehydrogenase accessory sulfurtransferase FdhD — MSKKVSTLRAVMRYDGEVFQDIDDEIACEYPLTIMVNGMEFATMVCTPEHMEELLLGFLASEGIIRLPDDVESFSINQKTGFAYVEVKNKGKLSPQHSKRFIGSCCGKSRQFYLQNDVRTAKTIMSKQQISVQDCQAMIKYMQEHSSFFKQTGGVHNAALCNTEGVVVTRTDIGRHNALDKIYGFCLQNRIGLSDKVIAFSGRISSEVLLKVAKIGVGIVLSKSAPTDLALDLAEELGITTVGFIRGNTLNVYTHPKRIIETQSVKCESSYDV; from the coding sequence ATGAGCAAGAAAGTATCAACCTTACGTGCCGTCATGAGATATGATGGAGAGGTTTTTCAAGACATAGACGACGAAATTGCCTGTGAATATCCATTAACCATCATGGTAAATGGCATGGAATTTGCGACCATGGTATGTACGCCGGAGCATATGGAGGAGCTTCTTCTTGGGTTCCTTGCATCAGAGGGGATTATTAGACTTCCAGATGATGTAGAGTCATTTTCCATCAATCAGAAAACGGGCTTTGCTTATGTAGAGGTAAAAAATAAAGGCAAGCTTTCACCGCAGCATTCCAAGCGTTTTATCGGCTCCTGCTGCGGTAAAAGTCGGCAGTTTTATTTGCAAAATGATGTCCGAACCGCTAAAACCATCATGTCAAAGCAGCAAATTAGCGTTCAAGATTGCCAGGCAATGATTAAGTATATGCAAGAACATTCCTCTTTTTTTAAGCAAACAGGCGGTGTTCATAATGCTGCCTTATGCAATACAGAAGGAGTCGTGGTGACAAGAACCGATATTGGGAGACACAATGCATTAGACAAGATATATGGATTTTGTTTGCAGAATCGGATTGGTTTATCGGATAAGGTTATTGCTTTTAGTGGAAGGATATCCTCAGAGGTATTGTTAAAGGTAGCGAAAATTGGTGTAGGAATCGTTCTCTCCAAATCAGCACCTACAGATCTTGCACTTGATCTTGCGGAAGAGCTGGGTATTACGACAGTCGGGTTTATCCGGGGGAATACGCTTAATGTATATACGCATCCAAAACGAATAATAGAGACACAGTCTGTAAAATGTGAAAGCTCTTATGATGTATAA
- a CDS encoding uracil-DNA glycosylase, translating to MAILKNDWAPLLEDEFQKPYYLQLREFLRNEYATKTIYPDKYDIFNALHHTPYQQTKVVILGQDPYHGPNQAHGLSFSVNPGTKIPPSLVNIYKELRDDLGCFIPNHGYLVSWAKQGVLLLNTVLTVRDGEANSHKGRGWELFTNRVIEEINKRDKPVVFILWGRHAQDKKSMIDTNRHYILESVHPSPLSASRGFFGTKPFSKANQFLVKIGEEPIDWQIPTLS from the coding sequence ATGGCTATTTTAAAAAACGACTGGGCTCCGTTGTTAGAGGATGAATTTCAGAAACCTTATTATTTACAATTACGAGAGTTTTTGCGAAACGAATATGCTACGAAAACGATATATCCAGATAAATATGATATTTTTAATGCTTTGCACCATACACCTTATCAACAGACGAAGGTAGTTATTTTAGGACAAGACCCTTATCATGGTCCGAATCAAGCACATGGATTAAGCTTTTCAGTTAATCCAGGCACGAAAATACCCCCTTCTCTCGTAAATATTTATAAGGAATTGCGAGACGACCTAGGGTGTTTCATTCCGAATCATGGATATTTAGTCTCTTGGGCGAAGCAAGGCGTTCTTTTGTTAAACACAGTACTTACAGTTAGAGATGGAGAAGCCAATTCTCATAAGGGGAGAGGCTGGGAGCTTTTCACTAATCGCGTGATTGAAGAGATAAACAAGCGGGATAAGCCAGTGGTCTTTATTTTATGGGGAAGACATGCTCAAGATAAAAAAAGTATGATTGATACCAATAGACATTATATTTTAGAATCAGTTCATCCAAGTCCGTTATCTGCGAGTAGGGGATTTTTCGGTACAAAACCGTTCTCAAAAGCGAATCAATTTCTTGTAAAAATAGGAGAAGAACCAATTGATTGGCAAATTCCCACGTTAAGCTAG